A segment of the Orcinus orca chromosome 4, mOrcOrc1.1, whole genome shotgun sequence genome:
TcttttctcttaatgtttgatgTTCTTATGATGAGCacctttcttaatttccttttctctcaagAACTAAAAGCAACCTGTAGGTCTTACCTCTGGACTATTATGGGAAACAGAAACTTaatgttacagggaaaaaaaacaagcgGAGCAGTGACCTTGGGGGAGAGACTACTGTTTTGGCTTCCCCATTCTTTGATATGGACAACTGACATTTTCTCAGTCTtatgtaaaatgtgaataaaaatacctttagaaaagttttctatttttattattttataacacAAATAGCTAAGAAAATGAATGCTTCTTATGTAAATGCAGCTTCAAACCAGGACCTCCAGCCCTGTGATCATATTGCATCCCTTATGTGTTTTATAAAGGAATTCTGGAGCAGCAGCCCAAAGGAGAGGGAAGCCAACCAGCTAGAAAGCCTTGACTATtgtagttatttttcattatgtaaataacttaggacttttttttccttgttaggGCTTCTTTAATGCACATTTTGTCCTTATCTATAGACCAAATGTGAGCTTTTTATAATCCAAGTGATTTTATAAGATGTTAAGATATAAAggctttaattaaaattttgtttaaaaattgtcttATGAAAGCATTTAAGGCATTTTTAGTTTATTCAAAAGCCATAAGGGTATATGCAGGGTAATGTTTAAAGCCACAGACTTTAGTGTAACTCTGTAGTTTAGTATATTAGTAAATGAAATCTggcaatatgtaaaaaaaaaaaaaaaatcatgactaggttgggtttatcccagaaataaaAAGTTGACCGAACATTCAAAGAAATCCATGTAGTTCAGTGTGTCAgcatacaaaacaaaaactacatgaCCATCTCAAAAATTGCAGAAAACCACCTTTTGAATATACCAAGTACTACTAGATTATatgctttaaaagggtgaatactgtggtatgtaaattatatctcaaaaagttttttttccaaaaaggtgCAGAAAATcctctgacaaaattcaacacccatttatgatttaaaaaaaaaaaaaaactcttcagcaaattaggaatagaagggatCCTCAACCAAaaaagcctacagctaacatcatatgaATAGTGAAGACTGAATGCTTCCCCCTAAGACTGGGAACAAAACCCTCCTCTAAAACTTTGTGTCTGAGGTCACTGtacaataaatttgtttttttttttaacaaaaattataGATTGGGAATGAATAAATATGACAGTATCTATTTGTGGATGGTGTGATGTGATTGCCTATATAGGAAAGTCAAAGGATCTTAATAAAAAGGTACCAGAACTAATAAGTGGGTTTAGCAACATTAGTATGCAAAAGTGTATTTCTATGTAGTAGCAATGAACACTTAGAAACTGAAATTCTAAAATTAGCATTTATAGTAGCACCACAAAACatgaaatgtacaaaaatatgtataagatctgtatgtgaaatgtagaaaaacattgatataaaaaaatcaaagacgaccttcaaaaatatatacatattatcatattcatggattggaacatTAGTTATTAAGATAtcatttctccccaaattaatctatagattcaacgtaactccagtcaaaatcccagcaggaatttttgtaaaaacaagctgattataaaatttatatggaaaggtacTAGAATagccaaacatttttttaaaaagaacaaagtttgggcttccctggtggcacagtggttgagagtccgcctgccgatgcagggaacacgggttcctgccccggtccgggaagatcccacatgctgcagagcagctgggcccgtgagccatggctgctgagcctgcgctccgcaatgggagaggtcacaacagtgagaggcctgggtaccgcaaaaaaaaaaaaagaacgaagttTGAGGATtcctacctgacttcaagacttataTAAGGCTAATCAAGATAATGTGGTATTGATGAAAGATCCATGgatcaagggaacagaatagagagcccagaaatagatccatatTTATGTGGTCAATTTTTGACAAGGGATCAAAGGTAATTCACTGGAAAAGGATAGCcctttaacaaatggtgctgggataccatcaatatgtgaaaatatgaACTTATACGACACACCAAAATCAACTGAAAATAGATCATAACCTAAATGCAAAACCTAAAACTGCAAAATATCTacaagaaaacaggaagaaaaatctgTGTCCTTGGTTTAGACGAAACTAAGAAGTATGAtccctaaaagaaaaaagagtcaaTAAATTAGACTTATCAAAATTAATGTCTGTTCTTCAAAACACTGAAAAAGTAAAAGCCAcattataacctttaaaaattgtgaaccactatgttgtacaccttaaactaatactgtacatcaactacacctcagtaaaaataaaaagccacagactgggagaaggtatttgcaggACTCATTTGATAATgcacttgtatccagaatatataactaacattcaataagaaaacaaccaaccTTCCTTAAAATATGGGGaagagacttgaacagacatttcacctaAGAAGACTGTGAATGGCACATAAgcctatgaaaagatgttcagcatcattagtcattagaaaaatggAACTGAAAGCCACAGTGACGTATCACtgcacacccattagaatggctaattcaaaacaaaaccctgACAATACCAAGAGCTAGGGAGGAAGCAGAAGAACTAGAACTTTTCATACATAACTGGTTGAAGTACTGCATGGTGGTACATCACTTTGCAAAAAAAACAGTTCAGGCAGTGTGTTATAAAGtaaaacatacacttaccatgtGACCCACTGTATGGGTACAACACAttttttatttacccattcatcagttggacattttttagctattataatgctgctatgaaatttgtacatttctcttgggtgtatgcCCCTTGgtagaactgctgggtcacatggcaaTTCTACATTTAACTAaccttttgaagaactgccaggctgttttccaaagtgtgcattcccaccaacattgtatgagggttccagtttatcgacattcttgccaacacttgttacctGTCGTTtttattacagccatcctagtgggtgtgatgTGACATgtcactgtggttttgttttgcatttcccaGACGGCTaattttattgagcacatactcaTGTATTACaggccatttgtgtatctcctTTGAAGAATAACTATTCATATtttttacccatttaaaaattaGGGTTATTTGTCCTTTATTATTGTTCTTTGTATactctagatacaagtcctttatcagatatatgatttgcaaaaattttctgtgtgttgtctttcactttgttgatggtgtcctttgaagcacaagtttttaattttgctgcactacaatttattttgttttgcttgtgcttttggtgtcatacctaaGAAACTATTGCCTAATCCAAGTCTCCAAGATATACTctattttattctaagagttttacagttgtacctcttacatttgggtctttgttCCATTTAGAGTTAACATCTTTGCATGTGCAtatccagcactatttgttgaaagtaAGAAGAATAAATTTCTGAAAGGAATGTTTGTTTTCTccgaagggggaaaaaaaaaaaaaagaacaagggtgCTGAGTAGAAATTGTAAACTAAATTACCCTAATCAAATATgaacaaataatttatttaaaaaatttcactgtCAAGCATATCATACCAAGTAAATCTGACATCACACTTGTACCACTTCACTAGGGCAAGAGCAATTAACTGTGCTAATGGCAGTGATGGAAAGATTCTTGTCTTCAAAGTTTGTCCAATTTATCCAGCACTTAAACAGCGCAAAACactattttaagaaattacagAATATATAGGACGTGAGTGAAATGTAACAGCAAAGAACATAAGACGCTACAGATATGAACCTAATTTTAAGTAAAGATCAAGTACAAAACTTGGATTCATATAAGCAATAAGATAAAGGTGGTGATCTATAAACAGGCTTCCTTTAAATAAGATTTATCCCAGCGCATCTAAACTCATTCtattgcaaacaaaacaaaacccacaatatTTAGACTTCTCAGCAATAGCCCCTTATAAAATGTAGTACAGTACAACTCTGGTTACATTTCAGAATTGAAGCCGTTGTTTGAGGTAGAACCAgcagaaatatatcaaaatacaCTATTTAAGGGGAATTTCAACTAATAAAACTAAACTTTCACCTACTCATTAGTCTTTTACAACTTTAAGTTTTCATATTAACTGTACTTTGTGAACATTCACTCAATGACAATAAGAGTAGATATTTTACATACACAGGCGAAAAATgtgcttgtttcttctttttccattaaaatactCCCATTTGTGAaacaaatgtttttctatttatcgTTTCAGATCTGGGTATTAGAGAATGGAGAATATCGTTCTTAGTATGTTTCCGTCTTCAGATTATTTAAGCTAAATTTCTGAAAAAACTCATTATGTAATTAAGACAAATTTTTTCACTCTCATTGACTCAACTGACCatctttttccaatttattaatCACATGCTATGAAATGCCATTATTCAACACTGAAAatatgtttcattattttcctcttcAGAAAGAGAAGTTGAAATAAGggcttcttttcattctctgatgAGCACTGCGCTCCTCCAACAGGAGTCAAGTAAGTATCCACTCTATTTTATTACTTGAAAGTAGTATTTTGAAGTCCAGAGACAATGGACTGTGAAGATTACATCTCCTATGTATTCCCCAGACAACATTTCCCAGCTTGGTTGCAGCACAAGGAATCATCTCATGGCTCGTGTTTACCTTCTGCCTGATAAAGCATAATGATTTCTATTTTAGGGTACCCCAGCAAAAGGATTttgatggtggtggtgtttgATGTTTAATTTAGCCTAATTTTCATGTGTAAGTAAAGATTATATTCAAGGTTTGGTaggcattctattttttttctttttttttagtgttaaCATTCTTAAGAGCTGAAAACCAAAGCTCTTTTAGGGAATGTAGTCTTTATAAAAAGGGTCGATGTTTTGGTGACTCCTCGTCATTATTCTCCCTTGTTTTCGAAGTATGTCCAGTCAGATTACTCAGTCGTATAACAGTAAATTCAAAGACAGCACCTGTTGGCTAGTCTGTTCCTACTGACTGACTTACTGCTTTCTACATTTTGGGTAACTCTGAAATGCTTGCAAGCTCCACCAAAGTCCGAGCAGATTTGATAATACGCATGATAGAAATTCCTAAGTCGGAACCACAAACTTGTCCACTCTGCAGAATGgtcaatttgaaaaatatagtaagttgaattttaaagtaaatgttgaccaattgtttttaataaaaattttaatatattttaggtCCTTCATTTGAACAGACAGCCGTCGTTCCTTAGCAAATGCCTGTATTTATTGGTATTAGCAAAACTTGAACATTTGTAATTCTGTAAAGATGACCAGTGTTTCCTTGACAAAGTTTTCGTTTCAGTTCTTTCTGAATGGTGTTTTAAAGGGTACTGAGTTACACCTTTAGCTCTGACCTTTAAGAAACAGATTATGATGTCCTTTAGTAACTTTACAAAGTGATTGATGGCACACACTTCTCCATCAAAGAGATGCTTATCTAAATctacaaaaagataaatatgccCGGAAAGCTCATGTAATATTTTTTGCTGAAGATAAAATTCCCTCTGTTTAGGAAGTAGTAGTTCATAAACTGCCATCCTTGAATGGGTTCTTACGACTCGCTCACAAATATCTATGACTCGGCACAAACTTTCTGAAGGGAAATGCAagccattttcctttttaacacaTAACAGTGATCCAATTTTAGAGGATTTGAGATCTGATGCATATAGTGCACTGATGCAGTCCTCACATGTTAAAAGAGCTGATAACTTATTTGCAATATAACCAGCACACCAGGTAAGATTTTGCCTATGATCTGACAGGTCTAGTAATGCCTCACTTAGCGAACAGTCAGACCAGTCTTGGCAAACATCCTCTTTGCGAAAAAGAGTCTTTATAACGCTGATACCATACTGACGCTGAACTGTCCAAAGGGCCAAGTCCGTCCTTCGAGCAACTGAAATGTCAAGGATGCTTACTTCACCTAGAAAAACCTCATCTTGTAATCTGTATCTGGTCTCCAAATTATGGTAAGCTTTCTGGAATGCCATGCAGGTAGGGTTAGAACTGGTTACCAATACCTGTCTAAGCATCTTTAGAAATAATTCCAGATGATCTTGACTGAATTTGTAAGTCAGAAGATATGGAAAAGGCATGACTTTTGGGGAAACGTAATTTTGGTAGAGCCATTTTAAGCTCTCAGCATTAAGCAAAAATCCCAGGAATCCCAGTTTTCGCTTACCTTTAATTATTTGATTATTGCTAATGTCAGATAACGTAACAAAAATAGTCTTGGCTTCAATTAACACATGGttgattttattaaaagtttCGGGTAATAGAGGTCCTTTAAGTCCCTTTCCATAATAGTTCCTACTATTAAAGATGTCAAACAGATTGTTAATTAAGCGTAAGAACTGGATGGTACCAATACAGTTTTGAAAAGGAGGCAGGCCTAATGACAGCAAACATTCTAACGCGCTGGCCACGCTCTCACTGAAGAGTTGGGCAGCACAATTCATTTTCAGTATGTGGTTCTTCAAATTTGCAAGTTTTCTTGGGATTCTCTCCATATTTGATAATTCCTGTTCCTCTAGTGCTGCTAACCCCACAAGGTGCTGCCAGTGTGCTGTGCCATTAATGAACTGAATGCTTTGAAAATTCTGAAATGCATTTCTTATTAATCTAAGCAAGTGGCAAGAATCAAAGAAGTATGCAATCTGTTGACTAGAAGATGAAGGATGCTGAAATGTACACTTCATGTTGTCTCCATCAAGATGTATCCCCAATGCTTTTGCCATCTGAACACTGTGAGCTGTAGCATCAGACGTGACAGCTAGAACTGTGATCCCTATGTCACTCAGTTTGCCAATTGTCAGACGAAGCAGCTGAGCTTGCAAATATCCAGACGCCCTGTTTACAAAAAAATAACCAAGAGGTGTCCTCCAGTGACCAGAAATACCCACTGCCATAAGCAAAATAGTTTCTGAGGCAAGTGGCGTTTCATCAGCATCAAGTTTGCCAAGACCAAAGTCCATAAACCCTAGCAAATGGTGACTGCTGGGGTCCCACTGAAGTTGTTGCTTGAGAGATATACCTTTTATTATCAGTGAACAATACTGATATAGCTGGTCTCCATTCTCTACTTTTcgttgaagaaaagaaaaaacgttGCTGCTGAAACCTGGACCGGGTTTGCATTTGGACAGCcatctagaaaatgtaaaaaatgaaaaacataaaacaaaaatgaagaaattaaaaaagggaaaatgccTTAAATGGCATTTTCTACTAAAGTAGCCTCAAATCGCTGTTGAAATAAAGCCAAGTATAGTAGCCAAATTCTATCAACATTTCAAGCATATATTCATAGTTAtgataaaatagataatagagAAACTTAGAAACACAGAATAGCAACTGAAGATGCAAACATACCACAACATTTTTAACTTCTTACTCACTTCTTAATAAAAATCAATTACCCAGTTTGTTCTCATTGATGTGTTTGTAATTTAGATCATAAACCAGTCTTACCTGTACATTCactgagatgagaaaactgttgAGGGGGAAGGAAACTGAGAACAGCTAGTACAtctaccccattttatagat
Coding sequences within it:
- the THAP9 gene encoding DNA transposase THAP9 isoform X2; translated protein: MDPRSKKIWIPGPGAMLCSKHFQESDFESYGIRRKLKKGAVPSVSLYKVLQGVHLKGKARQKILKQPLPDNSQEVATEDHNYSLKRPLTIGAEKLAEVQQMLQVSRKRLASAKNYRMIKKRKGLRLIDALVEEKLLSEETECLLRAQFSDFKWELYNWRETAEYSTEMKQFACTLYLCSSKVYDYVRKILKLPHSSILRTWLSKCKPGPGFSSNVFSFLQRKVENGDQLYQYCSLIIKGISLKQQLQWDPSSHHLLGFMDFGLGKLDADETPLASETILLMAVGISGHWRTPLGYFFVNRASGYLQAQLLRLTIGKLSDIGITVLAVTSDATAHSVQMAKALGIHLDGDNMKCTFQHPSSSSQQIAYFFDSCHLLRLIRNAFQNFQSIQFINGTAHWQHLVGLAALEEQELSNMERIPRKLANLKNHILKMNCAAQLFSESVASALECLLSLGLPPFQNCIGTIQFLRLINNLFDIFNSRNYYGKGLKGPLLPETFNKINHVLIEAKTIFVTLSDISNNQIIKGKRKLGFLGFLLNAESLKWLYQNYVSPKVMPFPYLLTYKFSQDHLELFLKMLRQVLVTSSNPTCMAFQKAYHNLETRYRLQDEVFLGEVSILDISVARRTDLALWTVQRQYGISVIKTLFRKEDVCQDWSDCSLSEALLDLSDHRQNLTWCAGYIANKLSALLTCEDCISALYASDLKSSKIGSLLCVKKENGLHFPSESLCRVIDICERVVRTHSRMAVYELLLPKQREFYLQQKILHELSGHIYLFVDLDKHLFDGEVCAINHFVKLLKDIIICFLKVRAKGVTQYPLKHHSERTETKTLSRKHWSSLQNYKCSSFANTNKYRHLLRNDGCLFK
- the THAP9 gene encoding DNA transposase THAP9 isoform X3, whose translation is MLQVSRKRLASAKNYRMIKKRKGLRLIDALVEEKLLSEETECLLRAQFSDFKWELYNWRETAEYSTEMKQFACTLYLCSSKVYDYVRKILKLPHSSILRTWLSKCKPGPGFSSNVFSFLQRKVENGDQLYQYCSLIIKGISLKQQLQWDPSSHHLLGFMDFGLGKLDADETPLASETILLMAVGISGHWRTPLGYFFVNRASGYLQAQLLRLTIGKLSDIGITVLAVTSDATAHSVQMAKALGIHLDGDNMKCTFQHPSSSSQQIAYFFDSCHLLRLIRNAFQNFQSIQFINGTAHWQHLVGLAALEEQELSNMERIPRKLANLKNHILKMNCAAQLFSESVASALECLLSLGLPPFQNCIGTIQFLRLINNLFDIFNSRNYYGKGLKGPLLPETFNKINHVLIEAKTIFVTLSDISNNQIIKGKRKLGFLGFLLNAESLKWLYQNYVSPKVMPFPYLLTYKFSQDHLELFLKMLRQVLVTSSNPTCMAFQKAYHNLETRYRLQDEVFLGEVSILDISVARRTDLALWTVQRQYGISVIKTLFRKEDVCQDWSDCSLSEALLDLSDHRQNLTWCAGYIANKLSALLTCEDCISALYASDLKSSKIGSLLCVKKENGLHFPSESLCRVIDICERVVRTHSRMAVYELLLPKQREFYLQQKILHELSGHIYLFVDLDKHLFDGEVCAINHFVKLLKDIIICFLKVRAKGVTQYPLKHHSERTETKTLSRKHWSSLQNYKCSSFANTNKYRHLLRNDGCLFK
- the THAP9 gene encoding DNA transposase THAP9 isoform X1, whose amino-acid sequence is MTRSCSAVGCSTRDTVLSRERGLSFHQFPTDTIQRSKWIRAVNRMDPRSKKIWIPGPGAMLCSKHFQESDFESYGIRRKLKKGAVPSVSLYKVLQGVHLKGKARQKILKQPLPDNSQEVATEDHNYSLKRPLTIGAEKLAEVQQMLQVSRKRLASAKNYRMIKKRKGLRLIDALVEEKLLSEETECLLRAQFSDFKWELYNWRETAEYSTEMKQFACTLYLCSSKVYDYVRKILKLPHSSILRTWLSKCKPGPGFSSNVFSFLQRKVENGDQLYQYCSLIIKGISLKQQLQWDPSSHHLLGFMDFGLGKLDADETPLASETILLMAVGISGHWRTPLGYFFVNRASGYLQAQLLRLTIGKLSDIGITVLAVTSDATAHSVQMAKALGIHLDGDNMKCTFQHPSSSSQQIAYFFDSCHLLRLIRNAFQNFQSIQFINGTAHWQHLVGLAALEEQELSNMERIPRKLANLKNHILKMNCAAQLFSESVASALECLLSLGLPPFQNCIGTIQFLRLINNLFDIFNSRNYYGKGLKGPLLPETFNKINHVLIEAKTIFVTLSDISNNQIIKGKRKLGFLGFLLNAESLKWLYQNYVSPKVMPFPYLLTYKFSQDHLELFLKMLRQVLVTSSNPTCMAFQKAYHNLETRYRLQDEVFLGEVSILDISVARRTDLALWTVQRQYGISVIKTLFRKEDVCQDWSDCSLSEALLDLSDHRQNLTWCAGYIANKLSALLTCEDCISALYASDLKSSKIGSLLCVKKENGLHFPSESLCRVIDICERVVRTHSRMAVYELLLPKQREFYLQQKILHELSGHIYLFVDLDKHLFDGEVCAINHFVKLLKDIIICFLKVRAKGVTQYPLKHHSERTETKTLSRKHWSSLQNYKCSSFANTNKYRHLLRNDGCLFK